The Rouxiella sp. WC2420 region GGTACCACCGCGCTGGAAACGCTGATTGGTTTCGTGATTGGTGCCGTTGGCGGCTCGATTCTGGGCCTGCTGCTGTGGTATTCGAAGTTTATCTCTGACCTGACTGCGCCGTTTATCGCCGCAATTGGTTCGATTCCTGTTCTGGCGATCGCACCGATTACTATCATCTGGTTTGGCACTGACATGCTGTCGAAGGTGGTCATTGTCGCCTTCTCCTGCATCGTGGTGTCGCTGACGACTTCCTACAAAGGCGCGGTTCGTACTGATCCAGACTTAATTAACCTGATGCGATCCTTTGACGCCTCGCGCTCAAAAATCTTCATCAAGCTGGTGGTGCCCTCAGCGATGTTATGGGTGGTTTCAGGATTGCGCCTTAACGTTGGTTTCGCGCTGGTCGGCGCTATTGTCGGCGAATACATCTCTTCAGACGTCGGCGTGGGCCACATGATCCTGCTCGGCAGCTCCAATTTTGGCATGAATATCGTGTTGGCCGGTATCGTCCTGGTGATGTTGATGATGCTGGTATTTAACGTAGTGGTGATGTTCCTCGAACGACTGATTCTCTCATGGGAAAGGGTAAAATAATGACAATCTCCTCAGTTAAAGGCTTCACATTGGCTGCTTCTACGGCCTGCTGTTTATTGGTTTCACTTGCACTGCAACCGGCCAGCGCCGCTGAAACACCGGTTCGCATCAACCAGGCATTCCAGTCACTGCTTTACCTGCCACTGTACGTCGCGCAGGAAAAAGGCTTCTTCACCCAGCAAGGCGTGAAGGTACAAATCAGCACCGGCGGCGGCGGCGCACAGTCGTGGTCGGCGGTGATTGGCGGTTCGGCGGATTTCTCGATTCAAGACCCGGTGTTTGTGCCGAAATCTCATGAAAACGGCGGCGGTGGCGTAGTCGTGGCTGGCGTGCAGAATGCGCCAACGGTGTTTATCTTCGGCAAAGACGGCACCAACCTGCAAAATAATCTGGCAGCATTGGCCAATAAACGCGTGGTCACCAGCCCTGAGCCGGACACCACCTGGGCGTTTATGAGCTATCTGGTCAAGCAGCAAAACCTCAAAGACGTGAAACTGGTACACGTATCAATCGGTAACGAAATCCCGGCGGTAGTGGCGGGTCGTGCCGACTATGCGTTGGCGGTAGAGCCGCAAACAACCATGGCAATCCGTCAAAACGGGCTGCACATGGTGTATTCGTTTTCGGCGGCACAGGACTGGTATCCGTTTGCCTTCTCCAGCCTGACCACAACTCAAGCCTACATCGACAAGAATCCGGCAGCGGCGCAGGCCGTCGTAACAGCGTTTGAGGAAGCCTCGCGTTATATCTACAGCAATTTTGACGACACCGTAAATATCGCCGCCAAATACTTCCCGAACCTGCCAAAAGACATCGTCCGTGAAGCCGTGAAACGCGAGATCGATGCCAAGGGTTACCCGGAAAACGTGTTGGTCAGTCAGAAAGCCTGGGATAACAACATGAAAATTTCGCTGTATGCGAAAAATATCAAGGCCTACCCGTCTGACGCCACGTCTTATAAAACCAACGTCAACACCGAGCTGGCCACCAAGGCCAAAGCCGCGGTTGATGCAATGAAATAACCCAACGGGGCAGCGCCTCCTGCCTGCCCCGCCTTTCTGACTCAAGGTGTGCCTCTATGACTGACCACCACTCCCTACGCCTTAAAGCCATTACCCCTATAACGCCAGCGCACGCCGAGGCGGTTTTGCCTACCGTGCTTGACTGGGCAGAACGCGCCAGCGCGCTGAGTGATTTTGTTAATGCCAATATCGGCCCCGAGGTCGCCCCCATTACCGTATTTATCTCTCCGGCGGTGAAAACATCATGACCGAATTGCTGAATTTATCGATTGCCGAAGCCGGTGCCAAAGTCCGTGCAGGGGAAACCAGCTTTCCCGAATTAGTCAGCGCCTGCCTCGACAGAGAACAGAAAACGCGCGAGCTGAACGGCTGGCTAGAAGTTTACGCCGAACCGGCAATCAAGCTGGCGCAGGCGCAGCAAACCCTGCTGGAAAACGGTTATGACCTGGGGCCATTGCAGGGTATTCCGCTGGGGTTGAAAGCGAATATTGATATCTGCGGGCAGGAGATGAATGCCGGCAGCAAAATTTTGCAGGGCAATATCGCCAGTCAGGATGCGACGGTGACTCGCCTTCTCAAGCAGGCCGGGGCGATTATTCTTGGCACCACCAACATGCACGAGTTTGCCTGGGGCGGCACCACCAATAATCCGCACTTTGGGGCGTGCCGTAATCCGTGGGATGCGCAGCGCGTGCCCGCAGGATCCAGCGGCGGATCGGGCGTCGTGGCCGGCGTGCGCAGTGCCTTTGCCACACTGGGAACCGACACTGGCGGCTCGGTGCGCTTACCTGCGGCGCTAAACGGTGTCACAGGTTTGCGCCCGACAGTGGGTAATATCAGCACCGACGGCGTATTTCCGCTGGCCTGGAGCATGGATACCGTCGGGCCGCTGGCAGCTCGTTCCGCAGATTGCGCTATTTTATATGCCACGCTTTCAGGTGCCGACGCCAAACAGCGTGCGAATATCGACCAGCAACTGGCGCGCCCGTTGAAAGGTTTGCGTATCGGCGTGCTTGATCCCTACAGCTTTTACAGTTTGCAGCCGGGTGTCGAAAAGACTTTGCGCGGTGCATTAAGCGATTTCGAAAAACAGCACGGCGTCGAGATTGTCAGTCTTAAAGTCGAGGGGCTGGAAAATGCGGTGGATGCGCAGATTATTGTCGACGCCTGCGAACCTAGTGCCATTCATTGGCCCTGGCTCAAAGATCGCGCCAGTGATTACGGCGACGACGTGCGTATTCTGCTTCAGGCCGGATTGACCTTTACCGCAGTGGAATATTTGCAGGCCCAGCGCTATCGCACCTGGCTGCGCGACAAATTCAGCGAGCTGTTTACTCAGGTCGATATGATTATCACCCCAACGCTGCCCTTTACCGCGCCGTTGATTGGTCAGGAAACGCTGCCAATAGGTGACGGCGAAGTCTCAACCTTGCTGGGTAATCTGATTTTTACCTGTATTCCGAGTCTGGCGGTGCTACCCGCGATAAGCTTCCCTGCCGGATTCGATTCACTGGGTCTGCCGGTTGGCCTGCAATTGATGGCCGCACCGGGTCAGGAAGCGCTGCTTTTACGCGCCGCTCATCAGTACCAGCGCCGTTCGACGCATCACCTGCGCCTTCCTCCTCTGCTTAACCATTAAGGGCTTGCTCGCCTCATGCCGATAATTAACGCTTTTAGCTCGCTGACTGAATTGAAGCAGCAACTTGACGACGGCGAGATCACTGCCGTCGCTATCGCTGCCCATTTTTTGGAACGAATCAACCGTTTTGATCCGCAACTGGCTTCGTTCGTCAGCGTTTTTGAGCAGCGGGCGCTGGACGCGGCCGAAGGTCAGGACAATTTGCTGGCGGCGGGTGTCAATCTCGGCCCTCTTCAGGGGCTGCCGATTGGCATCAAGGATCTGTTGCATTGGCAAGGGACACCGTGCAGCGCCGGGTCAAACCTGTTGAAAGGGGTAATCTCCGACGAAACCGCCGAGGTGGTAAAACAACTGCATGCGGGTGGCATGAACATTGTCGGCAAGACCCAGTTGGTTGAGTTTGCCTTCGGCGGCTGGGGCACCAATCCACGCTTTACCGCACCGTGGAATCCGTGGGATAAAAAATGCCATCGCATT contains the following coding sequences:
- a CDS encoding ABC transporter permease, translated to MSTLSSEQTLKDTPADTEPAPAGTTRHISPRMPAQEANFFKSPTSRRYVLLILQVTIVAALLLYWEIGAREGFISKFLFASPSMVWDVLVQRFQSGELFTDIGTTALETLIGFVIGAVGGSILGLLLWYSKFISDLTAPFIAAIGSIPVLAIAPITIIWFGTDMLSKVVIVAFSCIVVSLTTSYKGAVRTDPDLINLMRSFDASRSKIFIKLVVPSAMLWVVSGLRLNVGFALVGAIVGEYISSDVGVGHMILLGSSNFGMNIVLAGIVLVMLMMLVFNVVVMFLERLILSWERVK
- a CDS encoding amidase translates to MTELLNLSIAEAGAKVRAGETSFPELVSACLDREQKTRELNGWLEVYAEPAIKLAQAQQTLLENGYDLGPLQGIPLGLKANIDICGQEMNAGSKILQGNIASQDATVTRLLKQAGAIILGTTNMHEFAWGGTTNNPHFGACRNPWDAQRVPAGSSGGSGVVAGVRSAFATLGTDTGGSVRLPAALNGVTGLRPTVGNISTDGVFPLAWSMDTVGPLAARSADCAILYATLSGADAKQRANIDQQLARPLKGLRIGVLDPYSFYSLQPGVEKTLRGALSDFEKQHGVEIVSLKVEGLENAVDAQIIVDACEPSAIHWPWLKDRASDYGDDVRILLQAGLTFTAVEYLQAQRYRTWLRDKFSELFTQVDMIITPTLPFTAPLIGQETLPIGDGEVSTLLGNLIFTCIPSLAVLPAISFPAGFDSLGLPVGLQLMAAPGQEALLLRAAHQYQRRSTHHLRLPPLLNH
- a CDS encoding ABC transporter substrate-binding protein; its protein translation is MTISSVKGFTLAASTACCLLVSLALQPASAAETPVRINQAFQSLLYLPLYVAQEKGFFTQQGVKVQISTGGGGAQSWSAVIGGSADFSIQDPVFVPKSHENGGGGVVVAGVQNAPTVFIFGKDGTNLQNNLAALANKRVVTSPEPDTTWAFMSYLVKQQNLKDVKLVHVSIGNEIPAVVAGRADYALAVEPQTTMAIRQNGLHMVYSFSAAQDWYPFAFSSLTTTQAYIDKNPAAAQAVVTAFEEASRYIYSNFDDTVNIAAKYFPNLPKDIVREAVKREIDAKGYPENVLVSQKAWDNNMKISLYAKNIKAYPSDATSYKTNVNTELATKAKAAVDAMK